One window of the Azospirillum sp. TSH100 genome contains the following:
- a CDS encoding aldehyde dehydrogenase family protein — translation MDRNNTPSSDVVTPWRRAVIHRHEAGFAAWSEQDILARLSVIRGLRHRIAENAFDLVASLKSRPARQAAESISAEILPLAEACRFLEREAAGLLAPKLLGRRGRPVWLFGVEAEVRREPVGTILIVGPSNYPLLLPGIQAVQALTAGNRVLVKPAPGCGAPMVLLGRRLEEAGLPPGVFRVLDESIDAAEDAIADGIDKLVLTGSADTGRAVAERLARHLVPSTMELSGNDAVFVLPGAEVELIARALAFGLRLNGSATCIAPRRVFIPSGMAADLEAALLSHVGSLPPVPVSLPTRRRLAILAQQAVAEGARALTDLPREDSQAMAPLILADAAPTMAMLCEEIFAPVLSLVPVMDMEQALDAAAACPYALGASVFGPQDEARTLAGRIDAGTVTINDLIVPTADPRLPFGGRHASGWGVTRGAEGLLEMTQVKTVAIRKGRSRPHFAPPRQGDEALMLAALRLLHGGRGTRIAALRRLVQAVRGRSVPDEKHRKG, via the coding sequence ATGGATCGCAACAACACCCCCTCCTCTGATGTCGTAACTCCATGGAGAAGAGCGGTAATCCATCGGCATGAGGCAGGATTTGCGGCATGGTCCGAACAAGATATTTTGGCGCGACTTTCGGTTATTCGCGGACTCCGCCACCGGATTGCCGAAAATGCCTTTGATCTGGTTGCATCACTGAAATCACGCCCTGCTCGACAGGCTGCGGAGAGCATCAGCGCCGAAATACTGCCGCTTGCGGAGGCTTGCCGGTTTCTGGAACGTGAAGCGGCTGGACTGCTGGCACCGAAACTGCTTGGTCGGCGCGGGCGTCCGGTCTGGCTGTTCGGCGTGGAGGCGGAGGTGCGGCGGGAACCAGTCGGCACGATCCTGATCGTCGGGCCGTCCAACTACCCGCTTCTGCTGCCGGGCATTCAAGCGGTCCAGGCATTGACGGCCGGAAACCGGGTGCTGGTCAAGCCGGCGCCGGGATGCGGTGCGCCGATGGTCCTGCTCGGACGTCGGCTGGAGGAGGCCGGGCTCCCCCCGGGAGTGTTCCGAGTGCTCGACGAATCCATCGATGCAGCGGAGGACGCCATTGCGGACGGCATCGACAAGCTGGTGCTGACCGGATCGGCGGACACCGGGCGCGCCGTGGCCGAACGGCTCGCCCGGCATCTCGTGCCGTCGACGATGGAGCTGTCCGGGAACGACGCCGTCTTCGTTCTGCCCGGCGCGGAGGTGGAACTGATCGCCCGCGCGCTGGCCTTTGGTCTGCGTCTCAATGGGTCCGCCACCTGCATCGCCCCGCGGCGTGTCTTCATTCCGAGCGGAATGGCGGCGGATTTGGAGGCGGCGCTCCTCAGCCATGTCGGCAGCCTCCCGCCGGTGCCGGTTTCTCTGCCGACCAGACGCCGTCTCGCCATCCTGGCGCAGCAGGCGGTGGCGGAGGGGGCGCGCGCACTGACGGATCTGCCGCGGGAGGACAGCCAGGCGATGGCGCCGCTGATCCTTGCCGATGCGGCACCGACGATGGCGATGCTGTGCGAAGAGATCTTCGCCCCTGTCCTGTCTCTGGTCCCGGTGATGGACATGGAGCAGGCGCTCGATGCCGCTGCCGCCTGCCCCTATGCGCTGGGAGCCTCGGTCTTCGGTCCGCAGGACGAGGCACGGACGCTGGCCGGGCGGATCGATGCCGGGACGGTGACGATCAACGACCTGATCGTGCCGACAGCCGACCCGCGCCTGCCCTTCGGCGGGCGCCATGCCAGCGGCTGGGGTGTGACGCGCGGAGCGGAAGGATTGCTGGAGATGACGCAGGTGAAAACCGTCGCGATCCGCAAGGGGCGGTCACGTCCCCATTTCGCCCCGCCGCGCCAGGGTGACGAGGCGCTGATGCTGGCGGCGCTGCGCCTGCTTCATGGCGGTCGTGGAACCCGCATCGCGGCGTTGAGGCGGTTGGTGCAGGCCGTGCGTGGACGATCCGTGCCTGACGAGAAACATCGCAAGGGATGA
- a CDS encoding DUF4126 domain-containing protein: MLALLLAGLIGVVAGSRTLIAPAAVSWGACGGWLDVSGSWLFFLGQPVSPWVFTAMAVVELIVDKLPTTPSRKLPFAFASRIAGGAIAGAAISANTGFWIGGLVAGGIGAVAGTLVGYAARMRMTAAFGRDRPAAVIEDAVALAAAVLIIGMA; encoded by the coding sequence ATGCTTGCCTTGCTCCTTGCCGGCTTGATCGGTGTCGTTGCCGGTTCTCGCACCCTGATCGCACCGGCGGCCGTCAGTTGGGGCGCCTGTGGCGGATGGCTCGATGTCTCGGGAAGCTGGCTCTTCTTCCTGGGGCAGCCGGTTTCGCCCTGGGTCTTCACGGCCATGGCAGTGGTGGAACTGATCGTCGACAAGCTGCCGACCACCCCCAGCCGCAAGCTGCCCTTCGCCTTCGCCAGTCGCATCGCCGGGGGCGCTATTGCCGGCGCGGCGATCAGTGCGAATACCGGATTCTGGATCGGCGGACTGGTCGCCGGCGGCATCGGCGCCGTCGCAGGCACGCTGGTCGGCTATGCCGCCCGCATGCGCATGACCGCCGCCTTCGGCCGTGATCGTCCCGCTGCTGTGATCGAAGACGCGGTGGCGCTGGCGGCGGCGGTGCTGATCATTGGAATGGCGTGA
- a CDS encoding globin-coupled sensor protein, with protein MTVEPTDAQAKRLATFSITDEDLARLRGNREFVERRLPALLEDWHRYFDAWPEIQAALKRPEVHAARLDHWMRAASGRIDGGFAESAKRLATQFYRNGVPGYAVAICHHVVSSNIARELGLTGGDEGLAASLFGANARRNRAAQLETLNKITWFDMELLLETYQAAEEESKRATLDRLAGSFEHSVKSIVEGTVAASNQMQANAQRMSAIATTTSRRSSEVASETEVASSSMQTVAAATEQLASSISDISRHVNESSRISSSAVDEAERTKGTVSGLVDAAQRIGDVVNLINNIASQTNLLALNATIEAARAGEAGKGFAVVASEVKSLANQTAKATEDISSQIAGMQNAAAEAAEAIHAVGRTITHINEIVTTVAATVEEQTAATQEITRNVQEVAVGSRRVTDSIGEVTQSSSETGGIAQEVLAAAGLLHRQADELNRGVGDFLNRIRTAR; from the coding sequence ATGACCGTCGAGCCGACTGACGCGCAGGCAAAGCGACTTGCCACCTTCTCCATCACCGATGAGGATCTGGCCCGCTTGCGGGGTAACCGTGAGTTCGTGGAACGTCGGCTTCCCGCGCTTTTGGAAGACTGGCACCGCTATTTCGACGCGTGGCCGGAGATCCAGGCTGCGCTGAAGCGTCCCGAGGTGCATGCCGCCCGTCTGGACCATTGGATGCGCGCAGCCTCGGGACGGATCGATGGCGGTTTCGCGGAGTCCGCGAAGCGCCTCGCGACCCAGTTCTATCGGAATGGGGTTCCCGGCTATGCCGTGGCCATTTGTCATCATGTCGTCAGTTCCAACATCGCCCGCGAACTGGGGCTGACCGGCGGCGACGAGGGGCTGGCAGCCAGCCTGTTCGGTGCCAATGCCCGCCGCAACCGGGCGGCCCAGCTGGAAACGCTGAACAAGATCACATGGTTCGACATGGAACTGCTGCTGGAGACCTATCAGGCTGCGGAGGAGGAGAGCAAGCGCGCAACGCTCGACCGGCTCGCCGGCAGTTTCGAACACAGCGTGAAGAGCATCGTCGAGGGCACTGTCGCCGCTTCCAACCAGATGCAGGCCAACGCCCAGCGCATGTCGGCGATCGCCACCACCACCAGCCGCCGCTCGTCCGAAGTCGCGTCGGAGACGGAGGTCGCGTCGTCCAGCATGCAGACGGTGGCCGCGGCGACTGAACAGCTGGCCAGCTCCATCTCCGACATCAGCCGGCACGTCAATGAATCCTCCCGCATCTCCTCCTCTGCCGTCGACGAGGCGGAGAGGACCAAGGGCACCGTCAGCGGGCTGGTGGACGCGGCCCAGCGCATCGGTGATGTGGTCAACCTGATCAACAACATCGCCAGCCAGACCAATCTGCTGGCATTGAACGCCACCATCGAGGCGGCGCGGGCCGGAGAAGCAGGCAAGGGCTTCGCCGTGGTCGCCAGCGAGGTGAAGAGCCTCGCCAACCAGACCGCCAAGGCGACGGAGGACATCTCCAGCCAGATCGCCGGCATGCAGAACGCCGCCGCCGAGGCAGCCGAGGCGATCCATGCGGTGGGCCGCACCATCACCCACATCAACGAGATCGTCACCACCGTCGCCGCCACTGTGGAGGAGCAGACGGCTGCGACGCAGGAGATAACCCGCAACGTGCAAGAGGTTGCCGTCGGTTCCCGCCGGGTCACCGACTCCATCGGCGAGGTGACGCAATCCTCCTCGGAGACCGGCGGCATCGCACAGGAGGTGCTGGCCGCCGCCGGTCTGCTGCACCGGCAGGCTGACGAGTTGAACCGGGGCGTCGGCGATTTCCTGAACCGCATCCGCACGGCCCGCTGA